GTGGCTGTGCGCCAGAATTAATGGGCATTGGACCTACAGTAGCTATTCCCAAGGCACTTAAATTGGCGGGTATTACTAAAGAACAGGTGGATTTGTTTGAACTGAATGAGGCATTTGCAGTTCAGGCCTTAGCATGTATCAAAGATCTGGAGCTGGATCCGACTAAGATTAATGTTAACGGTGGAGCGATAGCGTTGGGTCACCCGCTGGGTTGTACGGGGGCTAAATTAACGACCCAGTTGCTGTATGAAATGAAGCGTCAACAGGCGCACTACGGAGTAGTAAGTATGTGCATCGGTGGTGGTATGGGGGCAGCCGGTGTATTCGAGATAGTTAACTAAGAAGTCTAATGGATAAGTGTATAAAAATATAAAGGAGCATTCCTGTAAGGAAATAAAATGGTCTTTGTAAAAGAAAAGCACCTCCTGTAATATACTGGGTGTCGAGCTATCTAGGCGACCGACCCCTAATTTAATCACACAGGAGGTACTTCAAAATGAATTATAAACAAAAACAAAGAATTGAGCAACTCACTGAATCAACTTTAATTATTGGAGCCGATATTGCCAAATCTAAACACGTGGCACGTGCCCAGGATTTTAGGGGTATCGAGTTGGGGAAACGCTTGGTCTTTGACAACACTAGGGCGGGCTTAACCAAGCTGATGCATTGGATTAGAACCTTGATGGTAGAGCACGGTAAGGATCATGCTCTGGTAGGTATCGAACCCACAGGACACTACTGGTTACCAATGGCTGAGTTTTTGCGCAAAGAAGGTGTACCAGTTGTAGTTGTAAATCCGTTGCATGTTAAGAGAAGCAAGGAATTAGATGATAACTCGCCCACAAAGAACGACATCAAAGATGCAAGGGTAATTGCCCAATTAGTAAAAGATGGCCGTTACTCAGAACCCAACTTACCCACAGGTGTCTATGCGGAACTGCGGGTGGGAATGGTTCAAAGGGACCGTCTTAATCAAGACCTTAACCGAGTAAAAGGTAGAATCCACAACTGGCTTGACCGGTACTTCCCCGAGTACACAAGTGTTTTCAAAGATTGGGAAGGCAAAGCATCCTTGATGATATTAAATACTTGTCCACTCCCCCGGGAAGTCATCAAAACAGGCACAGAGGCAATTGTAACCCTGTGGAAAACTGAGATTAAACGGGCAGTTGGTATAAAAAGAGCTAACAAACTAATGCAGGTTGCTAGAGAATCCATCGGACTATCCACAGGGATAGAGTTTGCCCGTCATGAAATAAGGATGCTACTTGAACAATATGACATCCTGTGCAAACAGATGGAAATCCTGATGGAAGCAGTTCAAGAGTTACTGCAACAAATACCTGGAAGCACAGAAATGATGACCATTCCAGGAGTCGGTTTGGTTACAGTAGCCGGATTTCTTGCAGAAGTAGGCGACTTAAAAGGATATGAACATGGGCAACAAATCATAAAGTTGGCGGGCCTAAACCTAAAAGAGAACAGTTCTGGTAAACACAAGGGACAATCACGAATCAGTAAACGGGGGCGCCCCCGGCTGCGGGCCTTGTTATTTAAGACTGTGTTAGTCATGGTTGCAAA
This genomic interval from Desulforamulus reducens MI-1 contains the following:
- a CDS encoding IS110 family transposase translates to MNYKQKQRIEQLTESTLIIGADIAKSKHVARAQDFRGIELGKRLVFDNTRAGLTKLMHWIRTLMVEHGKDHALVGIEPTGHYWLPMAEFLRKEGVPVVVVNPLHVKRSKELDDNSPTKNDIKDARVIAQLVKDGRYSEPNLPTGVYAELRVGMVQRDRLNQDLNRVKGRIHNWLDRYFPEYTSVFKDWEGKASLMILNTCPLPREVIKTGTEAIVTLWKTEIKRAVGIKRANKLMQVARESIGLSTGIEFARHEIRMLLEQYDILCKQMEILMEAVQELLQQIPGSTEMMTIPGVGLVTVAGFLAEVGDLKGYEHGQQIIKLAGLNLKENSSGKHKGQSRISKRGRPRLRALLFKTVLVMVAKNREFKAIHQYLITRHGNPLKKKQSIVALCGKLIRILFTIGSKQTPYDAEQVLGVVRQEQLQEAA